CATCCACAAATCAAATTTTTGTCTGGAAGGTTCATTGGCCATCAAATTTACTGCATTCTTCATGTCTACATCCTTAAACTTGTCGTGGAAATTACTAACAAAATGACGCGAACAATACCTGTGGTAAGCAACTGGTTCGGGCCACCTATCCCGCATTGCAGCCAAAATACCTGCATGTCAATcagacaaaacacaaattcctggTCGATTTGTTACATAAGAACGAATGTTATCTATGAACCATCCCCAATTATTAGAACTTTCTTCATCTACAAATTTGCATAACATAATGGAAAAAGTCCATTATCCGCATCGAATGCAACCGCAATCAACAGTTTCCCCTTGTATTTTCCATACAAATGAGTTCCATCAATACTTATCAATGGACGACAAAAGTGGAAGCCTTCGATAGAAGGCCTAAATGCCCAAAAGACACGACCGAAAGTTGCCACTCCATTCACACATTCCTTATAGTTTAAATTCACTATTGACCCTGGATTAGAAATCTGCAACGCCTGTAAAAATCGAGGGAGCATGTTGTATGAATCTTCAAATGTGCCAAATAATTTCTCCATCACTTTTTGTTTTGCAACCCAAGCCTTCCTGTACGACACCGGGTACTTCAAATGTGAGCTTGCATATGCTTGAATAGCTGCTATGTTAATCTTCAAATCAGCTTTAACAATATGAATAACTTCATCTGCAATATACTCTGCATCCAACTGTCGATGTCCATGATGTAGTGAGGCATTTGTGCATGTATGACGACCTTTAATAACTGTTATCATCCACAGgttaaatttttcttttttcattgctCGAAGATACCAATTGCAAATTGGCTCTTTCATGCATATCAATTGCAATTCTGATTTACTTGAGCGTTGAGTCTTGTACTGGGAGTTATTCTGAATATGCCACATCTTCACTGCGCGAAttaattctttcttgttttcaaaaacttcCTTCTCTGCCAACGTATCATATGGACCTTGATTTTGCTTATCCCAATCTCGGCACACTGCATACTCCGCTTGACTAACATCGCCAAATTCAGGTACCATCTCCTCCAAATTTATGTGCCCATTTTCATTGTCGATTCCAGAATCAATATTCAACCCTATATTACCACCATCCTCCTCGTCATCGTCACTATCATCAGTATGAATGCCAGGCTCATCCTCTACCAAGTCAAACTCATTGTTAGCAATTGCTTGCTCAAAATGATTGTCGTCTTCATCCATACACATTTCTGGGATTAGATTTAGGTTAACATATGATGATGCTTGCTTATATGAACTACCAATGTCTGTTTGAGTATAACGAACCCATGCTGACGATTGTTCTTGATTTTGTTCATACTCATCAGCAATTGGAAATCCACTAGTTACATTTCGATTCCAAGGTGATGTCATTATCACCTCCAATCTACATCACATATAAATTATACtgttaatgcacaaaaataatatttttacctAACATCATTATGTTTTCTTCAACTAAATAAATGCTTAATTACTTTTCTTAATTAAATAATCATAATAGCCTAAACACTAATTCCACTTCAACAACACAAACTACCTACACAACTACAATCAAccatacacaaaaacaaaaattaaaaaaaaataaaaattaacctAAACACATAAACAGATTTCCATAAACAGATTTTCATATATACAATgtaacaattaaataaataaaaaaaatctcacctATGTATCGGGTGAGACTTCAACCCGGAGCTGGCACCTTGGATGGGGGCTGATGCGGCTGGGGAAGGCGGCGGTGGGAGGGCTGTGGAGGTCTGAGGCTGCGGTGGTGTGAGGTTGCGGTGGTGCGTGAGGCTGCTGTGGGACTGCTATGGGAGTGAGGTTGCGGTGGGAGTGCTGCGGCGGAGATCTGCAGCGGAGATCTGCGGTGGGAGGGCTGCAGTGGGTGTCGGGCTGCAGCAAATGGGTGTGGTCCGTGCAATGTGGAAGATGGTTATGTGAGAGAGAGGTCGGTGTAAGGAGAGAGATTTTTAACAAGTCACGCCGTTAGGTACGGCGTGACTGTATAGTCTACGGCAATGGTGGCGTGACTCTATTATATATGAGAGTCACGCCACCAATGGTAGCGTGATTCTCCTAAATACAATCACACCATCAGAGATGGCGTGATTGTAAAAACGTAAGGCTAATCACGCCATCTTAGATGGCGTGGattgttattttggtaaatattttccCCCGAAAGTCATATACGTAATTATTTATactcaaattgttattttcGTAAAAAACTCGTTCTAAATGCACATTGTTTTTACTTTGTACACACACATTGTTAAATGTGTTGATTTGACACCCTATTATGTCTCTATATCCATCATATCATgaagaaattattttatataaatttgtACATGCCTGCCATCCCCCCTTCTCAGTCAAAAACTGCGgctcaaatatatacatacatacatacatacatatatatataaaataaaataaaaaagacaagCAATTGTAATGAAAATGCAAATACAAGAAAACTAAACAATGATGACTCTCTCGCTCACACAGCCTGTGAGACGGACCCCCCTCATCATACGTTTATGCTCCAACTCTACATGTCTATGTCCATGGTCTCTactacctctctctctgtctctcttagCTTACTCCACGCCATTATAAGGGATGCTAGTGTTTCTACAATGACAATATCTTTCCTCAAAGTTATTCATTCTCTCTTTgattccagaaaaaaaaaaacttgtttgtGTACAaagtatttgtttatttttctcttttatctcTAAGAGATGATGAAGAGGAGATACTAGCAAAATGGGTTATAATGGCATGGAGTACGTTTGTCAGTCGAGCCATCTACGTAGgtatgtttgtgtttttttttatgtaattttttttatcgttTGACATGAATCATGAAATTAATATAGCACACtagatatttatatttatttattataagcaAAATATAATTAAGTCTCCATTGTTCAACAGCCATGGATTCTCAGGCACCGCCTTGTTCGATAGGACGGACAGAGTGCTCAATCCATAGCTTGGTCCAGTGTTTGTCTAGTGTTCTAAGGAAGTGAGTCCCTCTTTTAAGTTATTCCAGTTGCCATCTTGTCAGTCTTCGAAGAAAAGCAAGGGTTCAAGCCAGTCACTACGTAGCCCCTCTAAAACCATTACCTATCCCGTCCAAAACAACATATACCTCAACAGCAGAAGAAGGAAGTCACCCTCAATGCCCTTCATCTGATCATCTTACTTTCCTAATCAGTAAGAGCAATCAGGCTTAAGAGAGGTGGGATAAGTAGGACCCACCAATGTGAATGGACACCACATAATAGATTTCGAGAAATCCATGCCCCACAACTAAATAAGCCCGCCAGTAACTCCAGAGAGGAATATAGGTGCTTGCTCTTCAGtctatcaaaaaatatatttagttAACATTTGATTAACTACACTCACCCGACCTCCGAACTTAATTTTTATTGTTGCACATATGGACCATTTGAAAGAAATGAGAGCTTGGGCCGAAGATTTACGATTGTCAAGTAGTAGTtctagtgataaggtaaatatagATACTGAAGAAATTTCTTATTTGTgatacaaaatattttgattaattacaaatattcaagtaaatttttttgttgacaGGATTATACTAtcagaaatgaaatgaaaaaaaaaagaacttgcgGATGATtgtaaagaaaaaattgaagttgACGTTACAAATTCATTTTTAACCGAGACGATATAACAACTAGGGAAATAATAAGTCATCTATTTTGAACATTTTCAGCAAACTTGTTTAACTTtataatagttataaatttttttaggtgTTCGATTCACGTCAATCATTATGCCTACCATTATGTCTCGGTGGAATTACTTCAGGTATGAGtgcgcagctgcatgggttttaccatatatggaacaacttgatgTATACATACAACATACTCGTTCTAGGTTTCCTC
This genomic stretch from Tripterygium wilfordii isolate XIE 37 chromosome 22, ASM1340144v1, whole genome shotgun sequence harbors:
- the LOC119991400 gene encoding uncharacterized protein LOC119991400, yielding MTSPWNRNVTSGFPIADEYEQNQEQSSAWVRYTQTDIGSSYKQASSYVNLNLIPEMCMDEDDNHFEQAIANNEFDLVEDEPGIHTDDSDDDEEDGGNIGLNIDSGIDNENGHINLEEMVPEFGDVSQAEYAVCRDWDKQNQGPYDTLAEKEVFENKKELIRAVKMWHIQNNSQYKTQRSSKSELQLICMKEPICNWYLRAMKKEKFNLWMITVIKGRHTCTNASLHHGHRQLDAEYIADEVIHIVKADLKINIAAIQAYASSHLKYPVSYRKAWVAKQKVMEKLFGTFEDSYNMLPRFLQALQISNPGSIVNLNYKECVNGVATFGRVFWAFRPSIEGFHFCRPLISIDGTHLYGKYKGKLLIAVAFDADNGLFPLCYANL